A single genomic interval of Hevea brasiliensis isolate MT/VB/25A 57/8 chromosome 4, ASM3005281v1, whole genome shotgun sequence harbors:
- the LOC110663268 gene encoding probable indole-3-pyruvate monooxygenase YUCCA4, with protein sequence MGYCKEQEQEQEKMLKQVWVHGPIIVGAGPSGLAVAACLSQQGVPSLILEKSDCIASLWQQRTYDRLKLHLPKHICELPLLGFPDNFPKYPTKHQFISYMESYALHFSIQPNFKQAVQKAEFDNITGLWRVQTQDREYNTRWLIVATGENAESVIPEIVGMEKFNGPVIHTSMYKSGSEFKNQSVLVVGCGNSGMEVSLDLCRYNAIPHMVVRNTVHVLPREMLGMSTFGIAMALLKWFPLKLVDKFLLLVANFTLGKTDQLGLRRPKTGPIELKNVTGKTPVLDVGALSQIRSGKIKVMEGVKEITRNGVKFMDGQEREFDSIILATGYKSNVPSWLKGCDFFTKDGMPKTPFPNGWKGENGLYTVGFTRRGLLGTASDAVRIAQHIAEQWRTNKDCNKSCSSHVILLEKS encoded by the exons ATGGGTTATTGTAAAGAACAGGAACAAGAACAAGAAAAGATGTTGAAGCAAGTGTGGGTTCATGGACCTATCATTGTAGGTGCTGGACCATCTGGTTTAGCTGTAGCAGCTTGCCTCTCTCAACAAGGAGTCCCTTCTTTGATTCTTGAGAAAAGCGACTGTATAGCTTCTCTTTGGCAACAGAGAACATATGATCGCCTCAAACTTCATCTGCCCAAACACATCTGTGAACTTCCACTTCTTGGTTTTCCTGATAACTTCCCCAAGTACCCTACTAAGCACCAATTCATCTCCTACATGGAGTCCTATGCTCTGCACTTCTCAATCCAACCCAATTTCAAACAAGCCGTTCAAAAAGCTGAATTTGATAACATTACTGGGCTTTGGAGAGTACAAACCCAAGATCGCGAATACAATACCCGTTGGCTTATTGTGGCCACTGGTGAGAATGCTGAGTCTGTAATACCAGAGATTGTTGGGATGGAGAAGTTCAATGGTCCTGTTATACATACCAGCATGTACAAGTCTGGTTCTGAGTTCAAGAACCAGAGCGTCTTGGTTGTTGGTTGTGGTAATTCTGGTATGGAAGTAAGCTTGGACCTCTGTAGGTACAATGCAATCCCTCACATGGTTGTTAGGAACACT GTGCATGTATTACCTAGAGAAATGCTTGGCATGTCAACGTTCGGAATAGCCATGGCACTTCTAAAGTGGTTCCCTCTAAAACTAGTTGACAAGTTCCTATTACTAGTGGCTAATTTCACTTTGGgcaaaactgaccaattgggcctCCGGCGACCCAAAACCGGCCCAATTGAGCTCAAAAACGTCACCGGAAAGACGCCGGTGCTGGACGTGGGTGCATTATCTCAAATAAGATCAGGCAAAATTAAG GTGATGGAAGGAGTGAAAGAGATAACAAGAAATGGGGTAAAATTTATGGATGGACAAGAAAGGGAGTTTGATTCTATAATCCTGGCAACTGGGTACAAAAGCAACGTGCCTTCTTGGCTCaag GGATGTGATTTTTTCACCAAAGATGGTATGCCTAAAACTCCGTTTCCAAATGGCTGGAAGGGGGAGAATGGATTATACACAGTTGGATTCACTAGGAGAGGGCTCTTGGGAACGGCTTCTGACGCTGTTAGAATTGCACAACACATAGCTGAGCAATGGAGGACAAACAAGGACTGCAATAAATCTTGTAGTTCCCATGTTATCCTACTTGAAAAATCATAG